A single region of the Aeromicrobium chenweiae genome encodes:
- a CDS encoding serine O-acetyltransferase, whose translation MDDMRPTPQMRLARRLNGRGGKTAWAALKLLGVEIPRSVQIAGGLRLAHGAVGLVVHQYTIIGQDVVLYQGVTLGRGDQYRRLDQVDHDPSTGGRIVVEDRVIVGANAVVLFKVGQFLTLGHDCVIGANSVVLDSVPPGEIWAGSPAKKVGTNPNFTAGQTT comes from the coding sequence ATGGATGACATGCGCCCCACCCCGCAGATGCGACTTGCCCGTCGACTCAATGGCCGAGGCGGCAAAACGGCATGGGCCGCCCTCAAGTTGCTTGGCGTCGAGATCCCTCGCAGCGTGCAGATCGCGGGCGGCCTGCGTCTCGCGCACGGCGCCGTCGGGCTAGTGGTCCACCAGTACACAATCATCGGTCAAGATGTAGTGCTCTACCAAGGCGTCACGCTCGGGCGAGGCGACCAGTATCGACGTCTCGACCAGGTCGACCACGACCCGTCGACCGGCGGGCGGATCGTGGTCGAGGACCGCGTCATCGTGGGCGCGAACGCGGTCGTCCTGTTCAAGGTCGGACAGTTCCTCACCCTCGGTCACGACTGCGTGATCGGCGCAAACTCTGTCGTCCTCGACAGTGTTCCGCCCGGCGAGATATGGGCGGGATCGCCAGCCAAGAAGGTCGGCACGAACCCGAACTTCACCGCCGGCCAGACCACCTAG
- a CDS encoding acyltransferase family protein, giving the protein MTSTRSIAYIPALDGLRGIAVLMVLVYHLALTTPVLAHGGVIGVDVFFVISGYLITSILSTEVARGGRINLPKFYAKRAIRLWPALIVVVVMMLIPGLLWMPEPAKYLVDSFAALLYLTPVTTLPLHLSAAYLHTWTLGLEEYFYLVFPLVLIVAARRGWSQRALKRGLTGAGVGLLTLLAVAHLIGRGDSSALNYLRVGGIALGCALALALRERDRIQSGLGASIAGATLIVVAVLLTEPDHLYGFSFVFSAAGTCLLIIAAVSVAGGPIMSALSVGPLVYIGVISYELYLWHHVLRTVGARATEQSFADTAIWAYPLAFVLAAITHRVLAPVQGHLRGRFVKPNRPGRQHRPVARPGY; this is encoded by the coding sequence ATGACATCTACGCGCAGCATCGCGTACATCCCGGCACTTGACGGTCTCCGGGGGATCGCAGTGCTAATGGTGCTGGTGTATCACTTAGCGCTCACCACGCCAGTGCTTGCCCATGGCGGCGTCATCGGCGTGGACGTGTTCTTCGTCATCTCCGGTTACCTGATTACCAGCATACTCTCCACCGAAGTTGCTCGCGGTGGCCGGATCAACCTGCCCAAGTTCTACGCAAAACGCGCTATCAGGCTCTGGCCTGCCCTGATCGTTGTGGTCGTGATGATGCTGATCCCTGGACTCTTATGGATGCCAGAGCCCGCGAAGTATCTAGTTGATTCTTTCGCGGCCCTCCTTTACCTGACGCCCGTCACAACGCTCCCGCTACACCTCTCTGCCGCGTACCTGCACACTTGGACGCTCGGCCTCGAAGAGTACTTCTACCTCGTATTCCCGTTGGTTCTCATCGTCGCGGCACGTCGCGGATGGTCGCAACGTGCGCTCAAACGAGGACTAACAGGAGCGGGCGTCGGGCTCCTGACCCTACTCGCGGTCGCGCATCTAATTGGCCGCGGCGATTCGTCCGCCCTCAACTACCTGCGCGTCGGGGGCATTGCTCTGGGCTGCGCACTCGCACTCGCACTACGCGAGCGAGACCGGATCCAGTCAGGCCTCGGCGCCTCAATTGCGGGAGCAACCCTCATCGTCGTCGCGGTCCTACTCACCGAACCTGACCACCTCTACGGGTTCTCATTCGTCTTCTCCGCAGCTGGCACGTGCCTGCTGATCATTGCCGCCGTGAGCGTGGCTGGCGGGCCGATAATGAGCGCGCTCTCGGTCGGGCCGTTGGTCTATATCGGGGTCATCTCCTACGAGTTGTACCTATGGCATCACGTCTTGCGCACGGTTGGCGCACGCGCCACCGAGCAATCCTTCGCCGATACGGCCATCTGGGCATATCCGCTGGCATTCGTGCTCGCCGCGATCACACACCGCGTCTTGGCACCCGTGCAGGGGCACCTCCGGGGCAGGTTCGTCAAGCCAAATCGACCGGGACGCCAGCACCGGCCGGTTGCGCGACCGGGATACTGA
- a CDS encoding phosphoenolpyruvate carboxykinase (GTP), protein MADVEAALDQAGLTNPHVREYVRYWADLTGAERVEVISASDDARLAQEALDAGELLPAGEGLYYSRSYHKDTARSEERTIVATSNPEDAGAYNNWRPSSEMKPLLESKMRGASAGKTMYVVPYLMAPPGSPLEAYAAGVELTDSRTVVMHMIRMARVGIDYINDLADPNSFVRAVHVTGDLENLGHGTADDARYFVTVADERTILHFGSSYGGNALLGKIAHGLRQAAYDGWASGAFLSEQFMLLGITDKETGKKYHICGGFPSASGKTNLAMTLAPDALGDRYYVDFYGDDIAWLWVDENDGKLYGMNPEFGVFGVAKDTNEATNPGALHSVDAGSGAIFTNIAYNPKTQEVWWEGKTPNPPEDVTGWEDWKGELISERAEGDDSPWAHPNSRFTTTLSNVPNVAPDFNSPQGVPIDAIIFGGRTRDREPLIRAITDLAEGVYDGLTLGAEATFAAEGVDGQLRYDPMSMRPFMSYPEGSYAAHWLKIIGQAKELPLFAHVNWFQRGDDGRFLWPGYRENLRPLLWLMQLKAGEVSGRQTPVGIIPTKEELNLEGLDISPEDLDTILTIDNARWQQEIEHRDVHLSAFHGLPEEIWEAHRRVKADLEADA, encoded by the coding sequence ATGGCAGATGTTGAGGCAGCACTGGATCAGGCCGGACTGACCAACCCCCACGTCCGCGAGTACGTCCGCTACTGGGCCGACCTGACCGGCGCGGAGCGCGTCGAGGTCATCAGCGCATCGGACGACGCGCGGCTCGCGCAGGAGGCACTGGATGCCGGGGAGCTCCTTCCCGCCGGTGAGGGTCTGTACTACTCCCGCAGCTACCACAAGGACACCGCGCGCTCCGAGGAGCGCACGATCGTCGCCACGAGCAACCCCGAGGACGCCGGCGCGTACAACAACTGGCGCCCCTCCTCGGAGATGAAGCCGCTGCTGGAGAGCAAGATGCGCGGCGCGTCGGCCGGCAAGACGATGTACGTCGTCCCGTACCTGATGGCACCTCCCGGCTCGCCCCTCGAGGCGTACGCCGCCGGCGTCGAGCTCACCGACTCGCGCACCGTGGTCATGCACATGATCCGCATGGCCCGCGTCGGCATCGACTACATCAACGACCTCGCCGACCCGAACAGCTTCGTCCGCGCCGTCCACGTGACCGGCGACCTGGAGAACCTGGGTCACGGCACCGCCGACGACGCCCGCTACTTCGTGACGGTCGCCGACGAGCGCACGATCCTGCACTTCGGCTCCTCGTACGGCGGAAACGCCCTGCTGGGCAAGATCGCCCACGGCCTGCGCCAGGCGGCGTACGACGGCTGGGCCTCCGGCGCGTTCCTGTCCGAGCAGTTCATGCTGCTGGGCATCACGGACAAGGAGACCGGCAAGAAGTACCACATCTGTGGCGGCTTCCCGAGCGCCTCGGGCAAGACCAACCTCGCCATGACGCTGGCACCCGACGCCCTCGGCGACCGCTACTACGTCGACTTCTACGGCGACGACATCGCGTGGCTCTGGGTCGACGAGAACGACGGCAAGCTCTACGGCATGAACCCCGAGTTCGGTGTGTTCGGTGTCGCCAAGGACACCAACGAGGCGACCAACCCCGGCGCGCTGCACTCGGTCGACGCCGGCTCGGGCGCGATCTTCACCAACATCGCGTACAACCCCAAGACGCAGGAGGTCTGGTGGGAGGGCAAGACGCCCAACCCGCCCGAGGACGTCACGGGCTGGGAGGACTGGAAGGGCGAGCTCATCTCCGAGCGCGCCGAGGGCGACGACTCCCCGTGGGCGCACCCGAACAGCCGGTTCACCACGACGCTGTCGAACGTCCCCAACGTCGCACCGGACTTCAACAGCCCGCAGGGCGTGCCGATCGACGCGATCATCTTCGGCGGTCGTACGCGCGACCGTGAGCCGCTGATCCGCGCGATCACCGATCTCGCCGAGGGCGTGTACGACGGCCTGACGCTGGGCGCGGAGGCGACGTTCGCCGCCGAGGGCGTCGACGGACAGCTGCGCTACGACCCCATGTCGATGCGTCCGTTCATGTCGTACCCCGAGGGCTCGTACGCGGCGCACTGGCTGAAGATCATCGGCCAGGCCAAGGAGCTGCCGCTGTTCGCGCACGTCAACTGGTTCCAGCGCGGCGACGACGGTCGCTTCCTGTGGCCCGGCTACCGCGAGAACCTGCGCCCGTTGCTGTGGCTCATGCAGCTCAAGGCCGGAGAGGTCTCCGGACGCCAGACGCCGGTCGGCATCATCCCGACCAAGGAGGAGCTGAACCTCGAGGGGCTCGACATCTCGCCCGAGGACCTCGACACGATCCTCACGATCGACAACGCCCGTTGGCAGCAGGAGATCGAGCACCGCGACGTGCACCTCTCGGCGTTCCACGGACTGCCGGAGGAGATCTGGGAGGCGCACCGCCGGGTGAAGGCCGACCTGGAGGCCGACGCCTGA
- a CDS encoding STAS domain-containing protein — MSLTISDRSAGDFHVVELAGDIDIESARELRAHIVERISDSSSRVVVDLTDVAFMDSSGLGALVGGWQMTREDGEFRIAGASPVVQRVLSITGMEQVFQLYPTVADATSS; from the coding sequence ATGAGCCTGACCATCTCCGACCGGTCCGCCGGCGACTTCCACGTCGTCGAGCTCGCCGGCGACATCGACATCGAGTCCGCGCGCGAGCTGCGTGCCCACATCGTGGAGCGCATCTCCGACAGCTCGTCGCGGGTCGTGGTCGACCTCACCGACGTCGCCTTCATGGACTCCTCGGGTCTCGGCGCCCTCGTCGGCGGCTGGCAGATGACCCGGGAGGACGGGGAGTTCCGGATCGCCGGGGCCAGCCCGGTCGTGCAGCGGGTGCTGTCGATCACCGGGATGGAACAGGTCTTCCAGCTCTACCCGACGGTCGCGGACGCCACCAGCAGCTGA
- a CDS encoding SpoIIE family protein phosphatase, whose protein sequence is MIPDPLGRLDHTPAYAAPDLTNCDREPIHIPGAIQPHGLLLALDHERRVVMGSRNTAWLLGRPVADLIGLDVRDVLGAGPAATVAKAVANGDLSAPLRARLASNEGQLGTAEVELVVHRSGSRTVVEVEPVWGPEATQAVSYRSARASVTRLTETSTTPELCQQLAHEIRQVTGFDRVMVYRFDEAWNGEVVAEDRREDLNPFLGLHYPSTDIPAQARRLYTVNWTRLIADILYEPVPLEPVLDPETGAPLDLSHSVLRSVSPIHVEYLSNMGVSASMSVSMVKQGKLWGLVACHHYSGPHRVPFDARSAAEFLGQTASQLIDDRERADNHADEIRASAMLGRLTATLAGDRRPVYDTLMSDPRLLELVDATGAALWVDGQLSTMGTVPSEHVMHRIVREIGEGDGRATASNHLAALAPELAEASDVAAGALHVGNGPDRWMLWLRPEVEQTVDWGGDPTNKALALAEGPNVRLSPRKSFEKWQQVVRGQSTPWRPWELDVVENLRHHVAGELVRRTHEHTALAESLQRAVVLDEAPQFDGVDVLARYRPAKGNHLGGDWWDAFPLSDGRIVLTVGDVAGHGVTAATAMAQIRTALRAYMIDGHSPAACVDKLDVLVNALLPGQTATVVVLVVDPVTGRVELANAGHPPPLLLKDGGAELLRPATRPLLGVDFGQAEAEDLVLAPGDVLLMYTDGLVERRGVDIGTSIERLRRAAVTTDHTRTLDTWINDLLTAVPGTLDDDLTVVALRTTGAHP, encoded by the coding sequence TTGATTCCCGATCCCCTCGGTCGTCTCGACCACACCCCGGCCTATGCGGCCCCGGACCTCACCAACTGCGACCGTGAGCCGATCCACATCCCCGGCGCGATCCAGCCCCACGGCCTGCTGCTCGCCCTCGACCACGAGCGTCGCGTGGTCATGGGATCGCGCAACACCGCCTGGCTGCTGGGTCGTCCCGTCGCCGACCTGATCGGGCTGGACGTCCGCGACGTGCTGGGCGCCGGCCCGGCCGCGACCGTCGCCAAGGCGGTGGCCAACGGCGACCTGTCGGCACCGTTGCGGGCCAGGCTCGCGTCCAACGAGGGCCAGCTCGGCACCGCCGAGGTGGAGCTCGTCGTGCACCGCTCGGGCAGCCGCACGGTGGTCGAGGTCGAGCCGGTGTGGGGACCCGAGGCCACCCAGGCGGTGTCGTACCGGTCGGCCCGGGCGTCCGTCACGCGGCTCACCGAGACGTCCACCACCCCCGAGCTGTGCCAGCAGCTCGCCCACGAGATCCGTCAGGTCACCGGCTTCGACCGGGTCATGGTCTACCGCTTCGACGAGGCGTGGAACGGTGAGGTCGTCGCCGAGGACCGGCGCGAGGACCTCAACCCGTTCCTGGGCCTGCACTACCCGTCAACTGACATCCCGGCCCAGGCGCGACGGCTCTACACGGTCAACTGGACCCGGCTCATCGCCGACATCCTCTACGAGCCGGTCCCCCTGGAGCCCGTCCTGGACCCGGAGACCGGCGCGCCGCTGGACCTGTCGCACTCGGTCCTGCGCAGCGTCTCCCCGATCCACGTCGAGTACCTGTCCAACATGGGCGTCTCGGCGTCGATGTCGGTCTCGATGGTCAAGCAGGGCAAGCTGTGGGGCCTCGTGGCCTGCCACCACTACTCCGGCCCGCACCGGGTGCCGTTCGACGCCCGTTCGGCCGCGGAGTTCCTCGGGCAGACCGCCTCGCAGCTCATCGACGACCGCGAGCGCGCCGACAACCACGCGGACGAGATCCGCGCCAGCGCCATGCTGGGCCGGCTGACGGCCACCCTCGCCGGCGACCGTCGCCCGGTCTACGACACCCTGATGTCCGATCCGCGGCTGCTCGAGCTCGTCGATGCCACCGGCGCCGCCCTCTGGGTCGACGGCCAGCTGTCCACCATGGGCACGGTGCCGAGCGAGCACGTCATGCACCGGATCGTCCGGGAGATCGGGGAGGGCGACGGCCGGGCCACCGCGAGCAACCACCTCGCGGCGCTGGCACCCGAGCTCGCCGAGGCGTCCGATGTCGCGGCGGGCGCGCTCCACGTGGGCAACGGCCCCGACCGGTGGATGCTCTGGCTGCGTCCCGAGGTCGAGCAGACCGTCGACTGGGGCGGCGACCCGACCAACAAGGCGCTCGCCCTGGCCGAGGGCCCGAACGTACGGCTGAGCCCCCGCAAGTCGTTCGAGAAGTGGCAGCAGGTCGTCCGCGGCCAGAGCACACCGTGGCGACCGTGGGAGCTCGACGTCGTGGAGAACCTGCGCCACCACGTCGCCGGTGAGCTGGTGCGACGTACGCACGAGCACACGGCCCTCGCGGAGTCGCTGCAGCGCGCGGTGGTGCTCGACGAGGCGCCCCAGTTCGACGGCGTCGACGTGCTGGCCCGCTACCGCCCCGCCAAGGGCAACCACCTCGGCGGCGACTGGTGGGACGCGTTCCCGCTCTCCGACGGGCGCATCGTGCTCACGGTCGGCGACGTCGCCGGGCACGGGGTCACCGCGGCGACCGCGATGGCGCAGATCCGGACGGCCCTGCGGGCGTACATGATCGACGGCCACTCCCCCGCCGCGTGCGTCGACAAGCTCGACGTCCTGGTCAACGCGCTGCTGCCCGGGCAGACCGCGACGGTCGTCGTGCTGGTCGTGGACCCCGTCACCGGACGGGTCGAGCTCGCGAACGCCGGTCACCCGCCGCCGCTGCTGCTCAAGGACGGCGGAGCGGAGCTGCTGCGGCCCGCGACGCGTCCGCTGCTGGGGGTCGACTTCGGCCAGGCCGAGGCCGAGGATCTCGTGCTCGCGCCGGGTGACGTCCTGCTGATGTACACCGACGGACTGGTCGAGCGGCGCGGTGTCGACATCGGCACCTCGATCGAACGACTGCGCCGGGCCGCGGTGACCACGGACCACACCCGTACCTTGGACACCTGGATCAACGACCTACTGACGGCCGTCCCGGGCACTCTCGACGACGACCTCACGGTGGTCGCCCTCCGCACGACAGGAGCTCACCCATGA
- a CDS encoding alpha/beta fold hydrolase: MNATRRLNAKVSGPTGARVMLFAHGFGCDQNMWRLVAPAFEQDFRVVTFDLVGAGGSDLASYDPEKYATLSGYAADVIDLIDELDQGPVIFVGHSVSSIIGVLAAVERPELFDRLVLVGPSARYIDDEGYVGGFSAADIDDLLESLESNYLGWSHAITPVIMSNPERPGLTQELDESFCRTDPDIARRFASVTFRSDNRDDLPKVITPTLVLQSREDAIAPQSAGEYVRDHVPDSTYVVLDSVGHCPHLSEPDQTIAAIADFVRP; encoded by the coding sequence ATGAACGCGACGCGACGCCTCAACGCCAAGGTCTCCGGACCGACCGGCGCACGAGTGATGCTGTTCGCGCACGGCTTCGGCTGTGACCAGAACATGTGGCGTCTCGTCGCACCCGCGTTCGAGCAGGACTTCCGGGTCGTCACGTTCGACCTGGTGGGCGCCGGCGGCAGCGACCTCGCGTCGTACGACCCGGAGAAGTACGCGACCCTGTCCGGCTACGCCGCCGACGTCATCGACCTCATCGACGAGCTCGACCAGGGCCCCGTGATCTTCGTGGGCCACTCGGTCTCGTCCATCATCGGCGTGCTGGCCGCGGTCGAGCGTCCCGAGCTGTTCGACCGGCTGGTCCTGGTCGGGCCGTCCGCCCGCTACATCGACGACGAGGGCTACGTCGGCGGCTTCAGCGCCGCCGACATCGACGACCTGCTCGAGTCGCTGGAGAGCAACTACCTCGGCTGGTCGCACGCGATCACTCCCGTGATCATGTCCAACCCCGAGCGCCCGGGACTGACGCAGGAGCTCGACGAGAGCTTCTGCCGCACCGATCCCGACATCGCGCGCCGCTTCGCCTCGGTCACGTTCCGCTCGGACAACCGGGACGACCTGCCCAAGGTCATCACGCCGACGCTGGTGCTGCAGTCCCGCGAGGACGCCATCGCACCGCAGTCGGCGGGCGAGTACGTCCGCGACCACGTGCCGGACTCCACCTACGTCGTGCTCGACTCGGTCGGTCACTGCCCGCACCTCAGTGAGCCGGACCAGACCATCGCCGCCATCGCAGACTTCGTGCGCCCATGA